The proteins below come from a single Vitis vinifera cultivar Pinot Noir 40024 chromosome 9, ASM3070453v1 genomic window:
- the LOC100242956 gene encoding zinc finger CCCH domain-containing protein 62 has protein sequence MAPSEQLPNVVMEEDDYSETEGSDSEDSNDSQDDPTYDIFEETQSGFSNLSMEKKSKSRIQKEMDMGFVEDLDDVEIVAPVLDEKDEKSFEMVQKMIEAGQLEKLKVDQCKVYLRKNGLRLTGNKETLIQRIKEHLGIINGGGEKKYPVSSFVLNCKGDACTGDVVMFEQNVYEMFNIASRSASGPPCGSRIIAGHIVKDSYGAAKQQHTFTIEVLWSKGEKPLPPLHPLLIKGRNLYRLKTLRQRWEDEGERQKVLMEKHSRGSLARSDREARIQEKEMRKNNRHLKVTRKAELKKNESQSNPTKPGLSVDSGKLVQPPTQQKQSSNQDQQYPPLQRENLCPNTCKENIGVPQNMLKFPQEIQHSKHDGCFANNHSHREPLRSMNHFPPVIPLQRGYPPMPPSWGHNDKQVCRHYAKGRCYFGDNCKFLHDLRKENM, from the exons ATGGCGCCTTCTGAGCAACTCCCTAATGTAGTTATGGAAGAGGATGATTACAGTGAAACCGAAGGATCCGACTCTGAAGATTCGAACGATTCCCAAGATGACCCAACATATGACATTTTTGAGGAAACTCAATCTGGGTTTTCAAATCTCTCAATGGAGAAGAAGTCAAAATCTCG TATTCAGAAAGAAATGGATATGGGTTTTGTGGAAGACCTGGATGACGTGGAAATAGTTGCGCCAGTGCTTGATGAGAAAGATGAGAAAAGCTTTGAGATGgttcaaaaaatgatagaag CTGGTCAGTTAGAGAAACTGAAAGTGGATCAATGCAAGGTTTATTTGAGGAAGAATGGATTGAGACTCACAGGCAATAAAGAGACACTGATTCAACGCATTAAGGAGCATCTAGg TATCATAAATGGTGGTGGTGAGAAGAAATACCCAGTCTCTAGCTTTGTCCTGAACTGTAAAG GGGATGCTTGCACAGGAGATGTGGTTATGTTTGAACAAAATGTTTATGAAAT GTTCAATATAGCTTCTAGGAGTGCCAGTGGCCCTCCATGTGGTTCCAGGATTATTGCAGGCCACATTGTGAAAGACAGCTATGGTGCTGCCAAACAACAGCATACATTCACG ATTGAAGTCCTATGGAGCAAAGGCGAGAAACCGCTCCCCCCACTTCATCCCCTACTAATTAAGGGCCGAAACCTCTATCGTTTGAAGACTCTGAGACAG AGATGGGAAGATGAAGGGGAGAGGCAGAAAGTTTTAATGGAAAAGCATTCCAGGGGTTCTCTTGCCAGGTCTGACAGAGAAGCAAGGATCCAAGAGAAGGAAATGCGCAAGAACAATAG GCATTTGAAGGTTACCAGAAAAGCTGAGCTGAAGAAAAATGAATCTCAGTCGAATCCAACAAAGCCAGGTTTATCAGTTGATTCAGGAAAATTGGTCCAACCTCCAACACAACAAAAGCAAAGCAGCAATCAGGATCAACAATATCCTCCACTTCAAAGGGAAAATTTATGTCCCAATACTTGCAAAGAAAACATTGGGGTTCCACAAAATATGCTCAAGTTTCCTCAGGAAATTCAGCACAGTAAGCATGATGGGTGTTTTGCTAATAATCATAGCCATAGGGAACCATTGAGAAGCATGAACCATTTTCCTCCAGTCATTCCATTACAGAGGGGCTATCCTCCAATGCCCCCTTCATGGGGCCACAACGACAAACAAGTATGCAGACATTATGCTAAAGGAAGATGCTACTTTGGAGATAACTGTAAATTTTTGCATGATTTGAGAAAAGAGAATATGTGA